A section of the Alligator mississippiensis isolate rAllMis1 chromosome 8, rAllMis1, whole genome shotgun sequence genome encodes:
- the SERTM2 gene encoding serine-rich and transmembrane domain-containing 2, protein MTEIYFKYRGNLTGRSHFPTLATEVDTTTDKYSNLYMYVGLFLTLLAILLILLFTMLLRLKHVISPITTSPESTENVQQFTDVEMHGRIPST, encoded by the coding sequence ATGACtgagatttattttaaataccGTGGGAATCTAACTGGCCGCTCCCACTTCCCAACTCTGGCTACAGAAGTAGATACGACCACAGACAAATATTCCAACCTGTACATGTATGTGGGTTTGTTCCTCACGCTCCTAGCCATTCTTCTCATCCTGCTCTTCACCATGCTGTTACGCTTGAAACATGTTATCTCCCCAATCACTACTTCTCCAGAAAGCACAGAGAACGTCCAGCAGTTCACAGATGTGGAGATGCATGGCAGGATTCCTAGCACGTAA